The proteins below are encoded in one region of Apium graveolens cultivar Ventura chromosome 4, ASM990537v1, whole genome shotgun sequence:
- the LOC141721291 gene encoding putative serine/threonine-protein kinase PBL23 isoform X2, with amino-acid sequence MDGVALLDFPCSVEGCQRFATYWMIEDSSRRRYIAGEISKYGKASISAEYMPFKELSAATQNFHPNSMIGEGGFGRVYKGHLERRNMDVAVKQLDRNGFQGNREFLVEVLMLSLLHHSNLVNLVGYCCDADQRILVYEYMTNGSLEDHLLDIGEKKPLDWKTRMKIAKGAAKGLEYLHDKATNPVIFRDFKASNVLLDEDFEPKLSDFGLAKLAPTGDKTHVTTRVMGTYGYCAPEYALTGQLTAKSDVYSFGVVFLELITGRRVIDKSRPSEEQNLVTWAQPYFRDKRKFHLLVDPLLENQYPKKGLHQALAVAAMCLQDEDSTRPYINDVVSALEFLCDTDGKDGGGISAASSMAEGRY; translated from the exons ATAGCAGCAGGAGAAGGTATATAGCAGGAGAGATATCAAAATATGGAAAAGCAAGTATTTCTGCAGAATATATGCCATTCAAGGAGTTATCTGCTGCAACACAAAATTTCCATCCTAATTCTATGATAGGTGAAGGTGGTTTTGGGAGGGTTTACAAAGGCCATCTTGAACGCAGAAACATG GATGTTGCTGTTAAGCAACTTGACAGGAATGGGTTTCAAGGAAATAGAGAATTTCTGGTGGAGGTCCTTATGCTGAGTCTTCTTCACCATTCGAACCTTGTGAATTTGGTTGGATATTGTTGTGATGCAGATCAGAGAATATTAGTCTACGAGTACATGACCAATGGCTCTCTAGAGGATCATCTCCTTG ATATAGGCGAAAAGAAACCTTTGGACTGGAAAACAAGGATGAAAATTGCCAAAGGAGCAGCCAAAGGACTGGAATATTTGCACGACAAAGCTACTAATCCTGTAATTTTTCGTGACTTTAAGGCTTCTAACGTTCTGTTAGACGAGGACTTCGAGCCTAAGCTTTCAGACTTTGGGCTTGCAAAACTAGCCCCAACAGGTGACAAAACCCATGTTACAACCAGAGTAATGGGTACCTATGGTTATTGCGCACCTGAATATGCATTAACCGGACAGTTGACAGCAAAGTCTGATGTTTACAGCTTTGGAGTAGTGTTCTTGGAGTTGATCACAGGAAGGCGAGTGATTGACAAATCTAGGCCAAGTGAAGAGCAAAACCTTGTTACTTGG GCACAACCATACTTCAGAGACAAGAGGAAGTTTCACTTACTGGTAGATCCACTGCTGGAAAATCAATATCCGAAAAAGGGTCTCCACCAAGCTCTTGCAGTAGCAGCAATGTGTTTACAGGATGAAGATTCAACTAGGCCGTATATCAATGATGTGGTATCTGCTCTCGAGTTTTTATGTGATACTGATGGCAAGGATGGGGGAGGGATTTCTGCAGCAAGTAGCATGGCTGAAGGTAGATACTAA
- the LOC141721291 gene encoding putative serine/threonine-protein kinase PBL23 isoform X3 produces MKATIPIKSLYSSRRRYIAGEISKYGKASISAEYMPFKELSAATQNFHPNSMIGEGGFGRVYKGHLERRNMDVAVKQLDRNGFQGNREFLVEVLMLSLLHHSNLVNLVGYCCDADQRILVYEYMTNGSLEDHLLDIGEKKPLDWKTRMKIAKGAAKGLEYLHDKATNPVIFRDFKASNVLLDEDFEPKLSDFGLAKLAPTGDKTHVTTRVMGTYGYCAPEYALTGQLTAKSDVYSFGVVFLELITGRRVIDKSRPSEEQNLVTWAQPYFRDKRKFHLLVDPLLENQYPKKGLHQALAVAAMCLQDEDSTRPYINDVVSALEFLCDTDGKDGGGISAASSMAEGRY; encoded by the exons ACTATTCCAATCAAATCATTGT ATAGCAGCAGGAGAAGGTATATAGCAGGAGAGATATCAAAATATGGAAAAGCAAGTATTTCTGCAGAATATATGCCATTCAAGGAGTTATCTGCTGCAACACAAAATTTCCATCCTAATTCTATGATAGGTGAAGGTGGTTTTGGGAGGGTTTACAAAGGCCATCTTGAACGCAGAAACATG GATGTTGCTGTTAAGCAACTTGACAGGAATGGGTTTCAAGGAAATAGAGAATTTCTGGTGGAGGTCCTTATGCTGAGTCTTCTTCACCATTCGAACCTTGTGAATTTGGTTGGATATTGTTGTGATGCAGATCAGAGAATATTAGTCTACGAGTACATGACCAATGGCTCTCTAGAGGATCATCTCCTTG ATATAGGCGAAAAGAAACCTTTGGACTGGAAAACAAGGATGAAAATTGCCAAAGGAGCAGCCAAAGGACTGGAATATTTGCACGACAAAGCTACTAATCCTGTAATTTTTCGTGACTTTAAGGCTTCTAACGTTCTGTTAGACGAGGACTTCGAGCCTAAGCTTTCAGACTTTGGGCTTGCAAAACTAGCCCCAACAGGTGACAAAACCCATGTTACAACCAGAGTAATGGGTACCTATGGTTATTGCGCACCTGAATATGCATTAACCGGACAGTTGACAGCAAAGTCTGATGTTTACAGCTTTGGAGTAGTGTTCTTGGAGTTGATCACAGGAAGGCGAGTGATTGACAAATCTAGGCCAAGTGAAGAGCAAAACCTTGTTACTTGG GCACAACCATACTTCAGAGACAAGAGGAAGTTTCACTTACTGGTAGATCCACTGCTGGAAAATCAATATCCGAAAAAGGGTCTCCACCAAGCTCTTGCAGTAGCAGCAATGTGTTTACAGGATGAAGATTCAACTAGGCCGTATATCAATGATGTGGTATCTGCTCTCGAGTTTTTATGTGATACTGATGGCAAGGATGGGGGAGGGATTTCTGCAGCAAGTAGCATGGCTGAAGGTAGATACTAA
- the LOC141721291 gene encoding putative serine/threonine-protein kinase PBL23 isoform X1: MVVLTPELRNFKMNCFSCCLSEDKVHKRSLGKSIQEGRDARTIASSFASSFANLSFKSDSSRRRYIAGEISKYGKASISAEYMPFKELSAATQNFHPNSMIGEGGFGRVYKGHLERRNMDVAVKQLDRNGFQGNREFLVEVLMLSLLHHSNLVNLVGYCCDADQRILVYEYMTNGSLEDHLLDIGEKKPLDWKTRMKIAKGAAKGLEYLHDKATNPVIFRDFKASNVLLDEDFEPKLSDFGLAKLAPTGDKTHVTTRVMGTYGYCAPEYALTGQLTAKSDVYSFGVVFLELITGRRVIDKSRPSEEQNLVTWAQPYFRDKRKFHLLVDPLLENQYPKKGLHQALAVAAMCLQDEDSTRPYINDVVSALEFLCDTDGKDGGGISAASSMAEGRY, from the exons ATGGTTGTCCTGACACCAGAGTTAagaaattttaaaatgaattgCTTTTCATGTTGCTTGTCTGAAGATAAAGTCCATAAAAGGTCACTCGGGAAGAGCATTCAAGAAGGCAGAGATGCCAGAACTATAGCCTCCTCATTTGCTAGTTCATTTGCTAATTTATCTTTTAAATCTG ATAGCAGCAGGAGAAGGTATATAGCAGGAGAGATATCAAAATATGGAAAAGCAAGTATTTCTGCAGAATATATGCCATTCAAGGAGTTATCTGCTGCAACACAAAATTTCCATCCTAATTCTATGATAGGTGAAGGTGGTTTTGGGAGGGTTTACAAAGGCCATCTTGAACGCAGAAACATG GATGTTGCTGTTAAGCAACTTGACAGGAATGGGTTTCAAGGAAATAGAGAATTTCTGGTGGAGGTCCTTATGCTGAGTCTTCTTCACCATTCGAACCTTGTGAATTTGGTTGGATATTGTTGTGATGCAGATCAGAGAATATTAGTCTACGAGTACATGACCAATGGCTCTCTAGAGGATCATCTCCTTG ATATAGGCGAAAAGAAACCTTTGGACTGGAAAACAAGGATGAAAATTGCCAAAGGAGCAGCCAAAGGACTGGAATATTTGCACGACAAAGCTACTAATCCTGTAATTTTTCGTGACTTTAAGGCTTCTAACGTTCTGTTAGACGAGGACTTCGAGCCTAAGCTTTCAGACTTTGGGCTTGCAAAACTAGCCCCAACAGGTGACAAAACCCATGTTACAACCAGAGTAATGGGTACCTATGGTTATTGCGCACCTGAATATGCATTAACCGGACAGTTGACAGCAAAGTCTGATGTTTACAGCTTTGGAGTAGTGTTCTTGGAGTTGATCACAGGAAGGCGAGTGATTGACAAATCTAGGCCAAGTGAAGAGCAAAACCTTGTTACTTGG GCACAACCATACTTCAGAGACAAGAGGAAGTTTCACTTACTGGTAGATCCACTGCTGGAAAATCAATATCCGAAAAAGGGTCTCCACCAAGCTCTTGCAGTAGCAGCAATGTGTTTACAGGATGAAGATTCAACTAGGCCGTATATCAATGATGTGGTATCTGCTCTCGAGTTTTTATGTGATACTGATGGCAAGGATGGGGGAGGGATTTCTGCAGCAAGTAGCATGGCTGAAGGTAGATACTAA